A DNA window from Impatiens glandulifera chromosome 7, dImpGla2.1, whole genome shotgun sequence contains the following coding sequences:
- the LOC124945728 gene encoding putative wall-associated receptor kinase-like 16: MYWIKACFFFLLTILMPPAQSVTQPSSNCTTTCGGVDIPFPFGTNPDCYLEPSYLVVCNDTHFNPPRPFLGSDTDNPTQVLDVMPNGQMRVSSPVGRNCYNQSGDQINDQTLNATQLLPDNFFFSNTKNKLMGIGCDTVVVGVGTLNVNFTSGCVSLCATPQDVINGSCSGFGCCQTSIPKRVRLYGLGIGSLNNHKTVSEFDPCSHVFLGETDSFNFTLSDIRGLLDRKSFPAMLDWAIGNKTCEEGRTNSSSFACMATNSDCFNSINGPGYFCNCSSGYQGNPYLVNGCKDIDECSSASNPCNSSAICVNSVGNFSCSCLKGFVGDGLRNGTGCTPNNRSNGSTLLIIALSVTVGLLVLVVVGSWLYWIQRKRKIIKLRENFFNQNGGLLLQQKLSQDESSSRNQTTRIFTIEDLKKATNNYSEDRVIGQGGFGTVYKGVLPDDRIVAIKKSKISDESQTEQFVNEVIILSQINHRNVVKLIGCCLETEVPSLVYEFITNGTLSERIHDDDSALPLLTWEMRFKIATDTAGALAYLHSDASIPIIHRDIKTANILLDDMYTAKVSDFGASKLVPADKNEIATLVQGTFGYLDPEYFFSNQLTEKSDVYSFGVVLVELLTGEKALSYDRPDKHKNLAMYFVCAMKEDRLIEILDNKIANRETFEEMNGVAKIAQKCLRMTGDERPIMKEVAIMLEGLKKTEKHPWEESNSYPEESKLLLDIDYKEVLNDVNGYSESAGFNSLKDRMMNRLDGGR; encoded by the exons ATGTATTGGATAAAAGCATGTTTTTTCTTTCTGCTGACCATTTTAATGCCGCCGGCGCAATCTGTAACACAACCCAGTTCAAACTGCACCACCACATGCGGCGGTGTCGACATCCCATTCCCTTTTGGCACAAACCCAGATTGCTATCTAGAACCGTCTTACCTTGTCGTTTGCAACGACACCCATTTCAATCCTCCCCGTCCATTTCTGGGTTCTGACACCGATAATCCCACCCAAGTACTCGACGTAATGCCAAATGGACAAATGAGGGTATCATCACCTGTTGGTCGTAATTGCTACAACCAGTCCGGCGATCAAATCAACGACCAGACCTTAAACGCTACCCAACTTCTCCCAGacaacttcttcttctccaatACGAAAAACAAGTTAATGGGTATTGGTTGTGATACTGTGGTAGTAGGTGTAGGTACCTTAAATGTTAACTTTACTTCTGGTTGTGTATCTCTCTGCGCTACTCCTCAGGATGTTATCAATGGATCTTGCTCTGGTTTTGGGTGTTGTCAGACTTCAATACCCAAACGGGTAAGGCTCTATGGGCTTGGAATCGGTAGTTTAAATAATCACAAGACTGTTTCGGAATTTGATCCATGCAGCCATGTTTTTCTTGGCGAAACCGACAGCTTCAACTTTACATTATCCGACATTCGTGGACTTTTAGATAGGAAGAGTTTCCCTGCTATGTTGGATTGGGCGATTGGGAATAAGACTTGTGAAGAAGGAAGGACGAATTCTTCGAGCTTCGCTTGCATGGCGACGAATAGTGATTGCTTTAATTCGATTAATGGACCTGGGTATTTCTGCAATTGTTCTTCAGGCTATCAAGGAAATCCTTATCTTGTTAATGGCTGTAAAG atATTGATGAATGCAGTTCTGCTTCAAATCCCTGTAATTCGAGCGCAATATGTGTCAATTCAGTGGGAAATTTCTCGTGTTCTTGCTTGAAAGGATTTGTAGGAGATGGTTTGAGAAACGGAACAGGCTGCACACCAAATAATCGGTCTAATGGATCTACCTTGCTTATCATAGCTCTAA GTGTTACTGTTGGCCTGCTAGTCCTGGTAGTTGTAGGCTCATGGTTATATTGGATTCAAAGGAAGAGAAAAATCATAAAACTTAGGGAAAACTTCTTCAATCAAAACGGGGGCTTGTTACTACAACAGAAACTCTCACAAGATGAATCCTCGTCACGCAATCAAACTACAAGGATTTTCACTATCGAAGATCTCAAGAAGGCGACAAACAACTATAGTGAAGACAGAGTTATCGGGCAAGGAGGATTCGGAACAGTCTACAAAGGAGTATTGCCCGATGACAGAATTGTCGCCATTAAAAAGTCTAAGATAAGCGATGAAAGCCAAACAGAGCAATTCGTTAATGAAGTAATCATACTCTCTCAAATCAATCACAGAAACGTGGTGAAGCTTATTGGATGTTGTCTAGAGACGGAAGTCCCTTCTTTAGTTTACGAGTTCATCACTAATGGAACTCTTTCAGAACGCATTCATGATGATGATTCTGCACTCCCTTTGCTCACGTGGGAAATGCGTTTTAAGATAGCTACAGATACTGCAGGTGCATTGGCTTATTTGCATTCGGATGCTTCTATTCCGATAATCCATAGGGATATCAAAACCGCTAATATACTTTTGGATGACATGTATACCGCAAAAGTTTCTGATTTTGGGGCTTCAAAACTGGTTCCTGCTGATAAAAACGAAATAGCTACTCTGGTTCAAGGGACTTTCGGATATTTGGATCCTGAATATTTCTTTTCAAACCAATTAACGGAGAAGAGCGACGTTTATAGCTTTGGGGTAGTCCTGGTGGAGTTACTAACAGGTGAAAAGGCGTTATCGTATGACAGGCCTGACAAGCATAAGAACTTGGCTATGTATTTCGTTTGTGCGATGAAAGAAGACAGGCTGATAGAAATTCTCGACAATAAAATTGCTAACCGTGAAACTTTCGAAGAAATGAATGGAGTGGCGAAGATCGCACAAAAATGCTTGAGGATGACGGGAGATGAGAGGCCTATAATGAAAGAAGTGGCGATAATGCTTGAAGGGCTAAAGAAAACAGAGAAACATCCCTGGGAAGAGTCAAATTCTTATCCCGAAGAAAGTAAGTTACTTCTAGACATTGATTATAAAGAGGTTCTTAACGATGTAAATGGTTATTCGGAAAGTGCTGGTTTTAATAGTTTGAAGGATCGGATGATGAATCGATTAGATGGAGGACGTTAA
- the LOC124910053 gene encoding wall-associated receptor kinase 5-like, whose amino-acid sequence MTIIVPPGVSVKQPSPNCTTTCGGVNITFPFGTSPDCYLDPSYLIVCNDTHSNSSRPFLRTNNDKNRQVLEVMPGGQLRVSSSPVAKICYNSNGDPIDKDNSSVERKLPNNFYFSNTKNKIIGVGCDTWAVASGDNDVNYKSACVSLCNTPQDVVNGSCHGVGCCQASIPKRVSYYMLGIGSLTNHKMVSEFDPCSYVFLGEIDAFNFTLSDIRGLRDRKSFPVILDWAIGNRTCEEERRNSSSFACVAEHSDCIDSTNGPGYFCNCSSGYQGNPYLVDGCQDIDECSSASNPCNSSAICVNSGGTFSCSCLKGFVEDGLRNGTGCKPKDQSNGSTLLIIALSVTVGLLVLVVVGSWLYWIQRKRKIIMLRENFFQQNGGLLLQQKLSQHEMSPRHQTTRIFTIEDLKKATNNYSKDRVIGQGGFGTVYKGVLTDEIVVAIKKSKISDESQTEQFVNEVIILSQINHKNVVKLIGCCLETEVPTLVYEFITNGTLSERIHDNDSAFPLLTWEMRLKIAADTAEALGYLHSAASIPVIHRDIKSANILLDDMYTAKVSDFGASKLVPADQTEIATLVQGTFGYLDPEYFFSNQLTDKSDVYSFGVVLVELITGEKALSFERPEMHKNLAMHLDCAMKEGRLIEILDSKIVNKESLDQMRDVAKLAQRCLRMTGVERPSMKEVAMVLAGLKKTEIHPWADDQFNSYTDDETTVLIEVDNNGDQNCYSESTAYNDLRDLMNERLDDDVIYK is encoded by the exons ATGACAATAATAGTCCCGCCGGGAGTATCAGTAAAGCAGCCAAGTCCAAACTGCACCACCACATGCGGCGGTGTCAACATCACATTCCCCTTTGGCACAAGCCCAGATTGTTATCTAGACCCGTCTTACCTTATCGTCTGTAACGACACTCATTCCAATTCTTCCCGTCCATTTCTGAGAACTAACAACGATAAAAACCGCCAAGTGCTCGAAGTAATGCCCGGTGGACAATTGCGTGTCTCATCATCACCTGTCGCTAAGATATGCTACAACTCGAACGGAGATCCAATCGACAAGGACAATTCAAGTGTGGAGCGAAAACTGccaaacaatttttatttctccAATACGAAAAACAAAATCATAGGTGTCGGTTGTGATACTTGGGCAGTAGCTTCAGGCGACAATGATGTAAACTATAAGTCTGCTTGCGTATCTCTATGCAATACTCCTCAGGATGTTGTCAATGGATCTTGTCATGGTGTTGGGTGTTGCCAGGCTTCAATACCCAAACGAGTGAGCTATTATATGCTTGGAATTGGCAGTTTAACTAATCACAAGATGGTTTCGGAATTTGATCCGTGCAGCTATGTTTTTCTTGGAGAAATTGACGCCTTCAACTTTACATTATCCGACATTAGAGGACTAAGAGATAGGAAGAGTTTCCCTGTTATTTTGGATTGGGCGATTGGGAATAGGACTtgtgaagaagaaagaaggaattCTTCGAGTTTCGCTTGCGTCGCGGAACATAGTGATTGCATTGATTCCACGAATGGACCTGGCTATTTCTGTAATTGCTCTTCTGGGTATCAAGGAAATCCTTATCTTGTTGATGGTTGTCAAG ATATTGATGAATGCAGTTCTGCTTCAAATCCCTGTAATTCGAGCGCAATATGCGTCAATTCAGGGGggactttctcttgttcttgtTTGAAAGGATTTGTAGAAGATGGTTTGAGAAACGGAACAGGCTGCAAACCAAAGGATCAGTCTAATGGATCTACCTTGCTTATCATAGCTCTAA GTGTTACTGTTGGCCTGTTAGTCCTGGTAGTTGTAGGCTCATGGTTATATTGGattcaaaggaaaagaaagatCATAATGCTTAGGGAAAATTTCTTTCAGCAAAACGGAGGCTTGTTACTACAACAAAAACTCTCACAGCATGAAATGTCACCACGCCATCAAACGACAAGGATTTTCACTATCGAAGATCTCAAGAAGGCTACGAACAACTATAGTAAAGACAGAGTTATCGGGCAAGGAGGATTCGGAACAGTCTACAAAGGAGTATTGACCGATGAAATAGTCGTTGCCATTAAGAAATCTAAGATAAGCGACGAAAGTCAAACAGAGCAATTCGTTAATGAAGTTATCATCCTCTCCCAAATCAATCATAAGAACGTGGTGAAGCTTATAGGATGCTGTTTAGAGACAGAAGTCCCTACGTTAGTATACGAGTTCATCACGAATGGAACTCTTTCGGAACGCATTCATGACAATGATTCTGCATTCCCTTTGCTCACGTGGGAGATGCGTTTGAAGATAGCTGCAGATACTGCAGAAGCACTAGGTTATTTGCATTCGGCTGCTTCTATCCCTGTCATCCATAGGGATATCAAATCCGCTAATATACTCTTGGATGACATGTATACTGCAAAAGTTTCTGATTTCGGAGCTTCTAAGCTTGTTCCTGCAGATCAAACCGAAATAGCTACTCTTGTTCAAGGCACTTTTGGTTACTTGGATCCTGAATATTTCTTTTCAAACCAATTAACAGACAAGAGCGATGTTTATAGCTTCGGGGTAGTCCTTGTGGAGCTGATAACCGGCGAAAAGGCATTATCTTTTGAGAGACCCGAAATGCATAAGAACTTGGCCATGCATTTGGATTGTGCGATGAAAGAAGGGCGTCTAATAGAGATTTTGGATagtaaaattgttaataaaGAAAGTTTGGATCAGATGAGGGATGTGGCTAAGCTAGCCCAAAGATGCTTGAGGATGACCGGGGTCGAAAGGCCTAGCATGAAAGAAGTGGCTATGGTGTTGGCGGGGCTAAAGAAAACAGAGATTCATCCTTGGGCAGATGATCAGTTTAATTCATATACTGATGATGAAACCACCGTTCTTATAGAAGTTGATAATAATGGTGATCAAAATTGTTATTCTGAAAGTACTGCTTATAATGACTTGAGAGATCTTATGAATGAACGATTAGATGATGATGtcatttataaatga
- the LOC124944488 gene encoding putative wall-associated receptor kinase-like 16 has protein sequence MAFFLSSLTNKLPMIISMILLLLMSLFDCELAVATTGSGCDRRCGDIDIPYPFGTSEGCYLANDTYREENFLLTCTNDSMLSWDKVIRNDSILISQINVSAGHVKTLFPNIAENCYNESGQTLETTAGSFVVSTTENKFTVLGCDTYGQMSHIQNNMTFYSACTSYCASETNVKDGKCDGLGCCQVPISQNTQRVDNSVLSYYNHTKVFNFNPCGYAFIADTSVYKFSTKHLKKMPTMEERPIVLEWAISNKTCREAEKDTQTFACIGQNTVCLDVENGVGYRCICSDGYNGNPYLDGCKDTNECNDPKLNECVKICKDRNGGYECSCPWGYHGNGRKSGTGCSRAFPLVAIIVLSTAIGITSLFMVLIWVYHLVNKRNLKKLREKFFQKNGGFMLRNQLSSSQGSSSSETVQIFTAVELEEATDRYSKANILGEGGFGTVYKGVLPNKKVVAVKVSKNMQRGQVEQFMSGEKKGQVEEFINEVIILSQVNHRHIVKLLGCCLETEVPLLVYEYISNGTLHDHIHSKNDKTSSHLMSWENRFRIASETANAISYLHSSASIPIIHRDIKSTNILLDEKYVAKVSDFGASRLVSIDTMELSTMVQGTLGYLDPEYLQTSQLTDKSDVYSFGVILAELLTGRSVLRFDCEDQKDKNLATYFLSALKNNRLAEILEDNILKEESFDRIKEVANVTKMCLRVRGEDRPSMKEVAMELEGLRLSGKHPWMKDDNEETECLIDVTLETSNSYEFGDKRTIEMGYHSTQKQIGYPTSMGR, from the exons ATGGCATTTTTTCTTTCGTCTTTGACAAACAAGTTACCCATGATCATCTCAATGATACTATTACTACTCATGTCCTTGTTTGATTGTGAATTAGCAGTTGCAACAACCGGCTCTGGCTGCGATAGGAGATGCGGAGACATCGATATTCCTTACCCGTTTGGCACGTCGGAAGGATGTTATTTGGCTAACGACACCTACCGCGAAGAAAACTTCCTTTTGACATGTACTAATGATAGCATGTTGTCTTGGGATAAAGTCATAAGAAATGATTCAATCCTGATCAGCCAAATAAATGTTTCTGCTGGGCATGTCAAAACGTTATTTCCAAACATTGCGGAAAACTGCTACAATGAGTCGGGGCAAACATTAGAGACGACAGCGGGTTCATTTGTCGTGTCAACCACCGAAAACAAGTTCACAGTTTTGGGATGCGATACTTACGGTCAAATGTCGCACATACAGAACAATATGACATTTTACTCGGCTTGCACGTCCTACTGTGCGAGCGAGACTAACGTCAAAGATGGAAAGTGCGATGGTTTAGGTTGTTGTCAAGTCCCCATCTCCCAAAATACACAGAGGGTGGACAATTCAGTCTTAAGTTATTACAATCATACCAAGGTGTTCAACTTTAATCCTTGCGGTTATGCTTTTATTGCGGATACAAGTGTCTATAAATTCTCTACCAAGCATCTCAAGAAAATGCCGACCATGGAAGAGCGACCGATCGTACTCGAATGGGCTATAAGTAATAAGACTTGTCGCGAGGCGGAAAAAGATACTCAAACATTTGCTTGCATAGGTCAAAACACTGTATGTTTGGACGTTGAAAATGGGGTAGGTTATAGATGCATTTGTAGTGACGGATACAATGGGAACCCCTATCTTGATGGTTGTAAAG ATACAAACGAATGCAATGACCCAAAGCTTAATGAATGTGTGAAAATCTGTAAGGATAGAAATGGGGGTTATGAGTGTTCATGTCCTTGGGGGTATCATGGCAATGGAAGAAAAAGTGGGACTGGCTGTTCAAGGGCTTTTCCACTTGTGGCTATAATTGTTCTCA GTACTGCTATTGGCATAACATCTTTATTCATGGTATTGATTTGGGTGTATCATTTGGTAAACAAAAGAAATCTAAAGAAACTTAGAGAAAAGTTCTTTCAAAAAAATGGGGGTTTCATGTTGCGAAATCAACTTTCATCAAGTCAAGGGTCTTCTTCAAGTGAAACTGTACAGATATTTACTGCGGTAGAGTTGGAGGAAGCAACCGATCGATACAGCAAAGCTAACATTCTTGGAGAAGGCGGTTTCGGCACTGTTTATAAAGGTGTTCTTCCAAATAAAAAAGTCGTCGCGGTCAAAGTGTCGAAAAACATGCAAAGAGGTCAGGTTGAACAATTCATGTCGGGCGAAAAGAAGGGTCAAGTCGAAGAATTTATAAACGAGGTGATTATTTTATCACAAGTGAATCACCGACACATAGTAAAACTATTGGGATGTTGTTTGGAGACTGAAGTGCCCTTATTAGTTTACGAGTACATCTCAAACGGAACTCTACATGATCACATACATTCTAAAAACGATAAAACTAGTTCTCACCTCATGTCTTGGGAAAATCGTTTTAGAATAGCCTCGGAAACCGCGAATGCTATATCGTATCTACACTCGTCCGCTTCCATTCCCATTATTCATAGAGATATAAAGTCTACAAACATCCTCTTAGATGAAAAATATGTTGCAAAAGTATCTGATTTTGGTGCATCGAGGTTGGTATCCATTGATACAATGGAATTATCGACAATGGTTCAAGGCACTCTCGGATACCTAGACCCTGAATACTTGCAAACAAGTCAATTGACAGACAAGAGTGATGTGTATAGTTTTGGAGTAATTCTAGCAGAATTACTTACCGGTAGGAGTGTTCTTCGTTTTGATTGTGAAGATCAGAAGGACAAGAATTTAGCTACATATTTTCTCTCGGCGTTAAAAAATAACCGATTAGCTGAAATTCTAGAAGATAACATACTCAAGGAAGAAAGTTTTGACCGGATCAAGGAAGTAGCCAATGTTACAAAGATGTGCTTGAGGGTGAGGGGAGAGGATCGTCCTTCAATGAAAGAAGTGGCAATGGAGCTCGAAGGCTTGAGATTATCGGGAAAACACCCTTGGATGAAAGACGACAATGAAGAGACTGAATGTTTGATTGATGTCACATTGGAAACTTCGAATAGTTACGAATTTGGTGACAAAAGGACCATAGAGATGGGTTACCATTCTACACAAAAACAAATAGGGTATCCAACGAGTATGGGGAGATAA
- the LOC124944434 gene encoding putative wall-associated receptor kinase-like 16 gives MYWVKSGSAFFFVLIILMPPAQSVTQPSSNCTTTCGGVNIPFPFGTNPDCYLEPSYLIVCNDTHFNPPRPFLGSDTDNPTQVIEVMPDGQMRVSSPVGRSCYNQSGAEINDQTLNATQLLPDNFFFSNTKNKLMGIGCDTLVVGVGDLNVNFTSACVSLCATPQDVINGSCSGFGCCQTSIPKQAKNYGLGIVSLDNHTNVWEFDPCSHAFLGETNAFNFTLSDIRGLLDRKSFPVMLDWAIGNENCEEEKMNSSSFACKAINSDCIDSTNGPGYFCNCSSGYQGNPYLVNGCQDIDECKPASNPCNSSAICVNSGGTFSCSCLKGFVGDGLRNGTGCTPKDRSNGSTLLIIALSVTVGLLVLVVVGSWLYWIQRKRKIIKLRENFFQQNGGSLLQQKLSQDESSTRNQTTRIFTIEDLKKATNNYSEDRVIGQGGFGTVYKGVLPDDRVVAIKKSKISDESQTEQFVNEVIILSQINHRNVVKLIGCCLETEVPSLVYEFITNGTLSERIHDDDSALPLLTWEMRLKIAADTAGALAYLHSDASIPIIHRDIKTANILLDDMYTAKVSDFGASKLVPADKTEIATLVQGTFGYLDPEYFFSNQLTEKSDVYSFGVVLVELLTGEKALCYDRPDKHKNLAMYFVCAMKEDRLVEILDNKIANRETFEEMNGVAKIAQKCLRMTGDERPIMKEVAILLDGLKKTENHPWEESNSYPEETKLLLDIDYKEVLSDGNGYSESAGFNSLKDRMMNRLDGGR, from the exons ATGTATTGGGTCAAATCTGGATCAGCTTTCTTCTTTGTGCTGATCATATTAATGCCGCCGGCGCAATCTGTAACACAACCCAGTTCAAACTGCACCACCACATGCGGCGGTGTCAACATCCCATTCCCTTTTGGCACAAACCCAGATTGCTATCTAGAACCGTCTTATCTTATCGTTTGTAACGACACCCATTTCAATCCTCCCCGTCCATTTCTGGGTTCTGACACCGATAATCCCACCCAAGTGATCGAGGTAATGCCCGACGGACAAATGAGGGTCTCATCACCTGTCGGTCGCAGTTGCTACAACCAATCCGGCGCTGAAATCAACGACCAGACCTTAAACGCTACCCAACTTCTCCCAGacaacttcttcttctccaatACGAAAAACAAGTTAATGGGTATTGGTTGCGATACTTTGGTAGTAGGTGTAGGCGACTTAAATGTTAACTTTACTTCTGCTTGTGTATCTCTCTGCGCTACTCCTCAGGATGTTATCAATGGATCTTGCTCTGGTTTCGGGTGTTGCCAGACTTCAATACCCAAACAGGCAAAGAATTATGGGCTTGGAATTGTCAGTTTAGATAATCATACGAATGTTTGGGAATTTGATCCGTGCAGCCATGCTTTTCTTGGCGAAACCAACGCTTTCAACTTTACATTATCCGACATTCGCGGCCTTTTAGATAGGAAGAGTTTCCCTGTTATGTTGGATTGGGCGATTGGGAATGAGAATTGTGAAGAAGAAAAGATGAATTCTTCGAGCTTCGCTTGCAAAGCGATAAATAGTGATTGCATTGATTCGACGAATGGACCTGGCTATTTCTGCAATTGCTCTTCTGGGTATCAAGGAAATCCTTATCTTGTTAATGGTTGTCAAG ATATTGATGAATGCAAACCAGCTTCAAATCCCTGTAATTCGAGCGCAATATGCGTCAATTCAGGGGgaactttctcttgttcttgtTTGAAAGGATTTGTAGGAGATGGTTTGAGAAACGGAACAGGCTGCACACCAAAGGATCGGTCTAATGGATCTACCTTGCTTATCATAGCTCTAA GTGTTACTGTTGGCCTGTTAGTCCTGGTAGTTGTAGGCTCATGGTTATATTGGattcaaaggaaaagaaagatCATAAAGCTTAGGGAAAATTTCTTCCAACAAAACGGCGGCTCGTTACTACAACAGAAGCTCTCACAAGATGAATCCTCGACACGCAATCAAACTACAAGGATTTTCACTATCGAAGATCTCAAGAAGGCGACGAACAACTATAGTGAAGACAGAGTTATCGGGCAGGGCGGATTCGGAACAGTCTACAAAGGAGTATTGCCCGATGACAGGGTTGTCGCCATTAAGAAATCTAAGATAAGCGACGAAAGCCAAACAGAGCAATTCGTTAATGAAGTAATCATCCTCTCTCAAATCAATCATAGAAACGTGGTGAAGCTTATAGGATGCTGTCTAGAGACGGAAGTCCCTTCTTTAGTTTACGAGTTCATCACTAATGGAACTCTTTCCGAACGCATTCATGATGATGATTCTGCACTCCCTTTGCTCACGTGGGAAATGCGTTTGAAGATAGCTGCAGATACCGCAGGTGCATTGGCTTATTTACATTCGGATGCTTCTATCCCGATAATCCATAGGGATATCAAAACCGCTAATATACTTTTGGATGACATGTATACCGCAAAAGTTTCTGATTTCGGGGCTTCGAAACTGGTTCCTGCTGATAAAACCGAAATAGCTACTCTTGTTCAAGGGACTTTCGGATATTTGGATCCTGAATATTTCTTTTCAAACCAATTAACTGAGAAGAGCGACGTTTATAGCTTCGGGGTAGTCCTGGTGGAGTTACTAACAGGTGAAAAGGCGTTATGTTATGATAGGCCTGACAAGCATAAGAACTTAGCTATGTATTTCGTTTGTGCAATGAAAGAAGACAGGCTTGTAGAAATTCTCGACAATAAAATTGCTAACCGTGAAACTTTCGAAGAAATGAATGGAGTGGCGAAGATCGCACAAAAATGCTTGAGGATGACGGGAGATGAGAGGCCTATCATGAAAGAAGTGGCGATATTGCTTGATGGGCTAAAGAAAACCGAGAATCATCCCTGGGAAGAGTCAAATTCTTATCCTGAAGAAACTAAGTTACTTCTTGACATCGATTATAAAGAGGTTCTTAGCGATGGAAATGGTTATTCGGAAAGCGCTGGTTTTAATAGTTTGAAGGATCGGATGATGAATCGATTAGATGGCGGACGTTAA